From the Ignavibacteriales bacterium genome, the window AAGAGTATGGTTATGTGAGAGCGACTTCTCAGCTCTCTCCCTTCTGTATATGTCTGATGTGTCTTCACCCCGCGCCATTTTGTAAAATACTGTTCCGTTTATACCAAATTCCTTCTTTACCGCGCCGGGATTGGCTTTCGCGAGATCACCTATACTGTTTATGTTTAATGCCCACATCCTTCTCTGTATGCGCCTGCCTATACCCCACAACTTGCTTACAGGGAGTTTATATATCTTTTCCTTGTCCTCTTGTGTTATCACGGTAAAGCCGTTCGGTTTTTCAAGTTTTGAGCCCAACTTTGCATACGACTTGTTATAAGATAATCCCATAGAAACGGTCAGCCCTTCTTCATCAAATATATGTTCTTTTATCTTTCGTGCTTCCTGTATAGCTGACTCAAAATTTCTTACTACCGGTGTTAGATCCACAAAACATTCATCTACACTATACTGCTCGATTCCATTATCCGGAACATGTGTATTCAACAATTCCATTATATTAAGCACAATGGCCTCGTATTTGGGTCCGTAACAGGGTACCGAGATTAGTTCTGGACAAAACTTTCGTGCCTGGTGCACAGACATACCTGTCTCTACTCCCATGGCACGGGCTTCATATGATGCCGTCATAACAATGCCACCTCTGTCCGTTCCCCCAACTGAAATCGGCTTTCCTCTGTACCTGGGATTATCCCTTTGCTCTACCTGTGCATAAAATGCATCGAAATCCAGATGTATAAAAAATCTGTTCTGATGTTCTGTAATTTTGTAATCGAAATCCTTTATATGTGGGAATGAATAGAGCGGTAGTATCCTAACCCTTTTTTTGAGATGATGGCTTCTGCTTTT encodes:
- the dinB gene encoding DNA polymerase IV, which codes for MNQISSDYFIPREKSRSHHLKKRVRILPLYSFPHIKDFDYKITEHQNRFFIHLDFDAFYAQVEQRDNPRYRGKPISVGGTDRGGIVMTASYEARAMGVETGMSVHQARKFCPELISVPCYGPKYEAIVLNIMELLNTHVPDNGIEQYSVDECFVDLTPVVRNFESAIQEARKIKEHIFDEEGLTVSMGLSYNKSYAKLGSKLEKPNGFTVITQEDKEKIYKLPVSKLWGIGRRIQRRMWALNINSIGDLAKANPGAVKKEFGINGTVFYKMARGEDTSDIYRRERAEKSLSHNHTLSVPVYKEHDILEEARRMGEYVCRKLRTRKLTAKMVHLTLRYEDLSYQGAKGELPTYTNDDRVVFSLLKKLLTQLEKPVEAKRARMLGISIWELRADLQRENLNLFDDNHHNPYYALDTLKEKYGDKIIRIGVTN